In one window of Arthrobacter pascens DNA:
- a CDS encoding sugar phosphate isomerase/epimerase family protein: protein MKIGLITDSVSRLPFDQALDLARELALSSVEVATGNWSESPHADLPTLKSSALARSEFQDLVVGRGLEISALNANGNQLHPVSGARHDQVVRDSITVAGELGVPTVVLMSGLPAAGGGDSTPNWITSAWPPENLDVLDYQWKEVAVPYWRELAKFAADNGVRLAVEPCGNQLVHNVATMQRLLNEVDNEAVGTNLDPSHLMWMGADIPTVVQALGSSIYHVHAKDIRVELPHARQNGMLDTTPLDQPRARAWNYVTLGLGHAQGATFWADFVYQLRAVGYDGTLNIEHEDTLVSSSEGVRRAAKLLGDVVLTETPDWSPARI from the coding sequence TTGAAGATTGGTTTGATCACAGATTCAGTGAGCCGGCTTCCATTTGACCAGGCGCTGGACTTGGCCAGGGAACTTGCCTTGAGCTCGGTTGAGGTGGCCACCGGGAACTGGTCCGAGAGTCCACATGCCGACCTTCCGACGCTGAAGTCCTCCGCACTGGCCAGAAGCGAGTTCCAGGACCTGGTGGTCGGCCGCGGTCTGGAAATCAGCGCTCTGAACGCCAACGGCAACCAGCTCCACCCAGTCTCCGGAGCCAGGCACGATCAGGTGGTGCGCGACTCCATCACCGTCGCTGGAGAACTAGGTGTTCCCACGGTGGTGCTGATGTCTGGTTTGCCGGCAGCGGGCGGCGGCGACTCCACCCCAAACTGGATTACTAGCGCGTGGCCCCCGGAAAACCTCGACGTTCTTGACTACCAGTGGAAAGAGGTCGCCGTTCCCTACTGGCGCGAACTGGCAAAGTTCGCCGCCGACAACGGCGTGCGGCTTGCGGTGGAGCCATGCGGCAACCAGCTGGTCCACAATGTCGCAACAATGCAACGGCTGCTTAACGAAGTCGATAACGAAGCGGTCGGAACCAATCTGGACCCCTCACACCTGATGTGGATGGGAGCCGACATTCCTACTGTCGTCCAGGCGTTAGGCAGTTCCATCTACCACGTGCATGCCAAAGACATCCGTGTGGAACTCCCCCATGCCCGGCAAAATGGAATGCTGGACACCACCCCACTAGACCAGCCACGAGCGCGCGCCTGGAACTACGTCACCCTCGGTCTCGGACACGCCCAAGGGGCCACCTTCTGGGCAGACTTTGTTTACCAGCTCCGCGCGGTTGGTTACGACGGAACTCTCAACATCGAGCATGAAGACACCCTGGTGAGCTCATCGGAGGGCGTCCGCCGCGCCGCCAAACTTCTGGGCGACGTCGTCCTCACCGAGACCCCAGACTGGTCCCCGGCAAGAATCTGA
- a CDS encoding MFS transporter — translation MLLAVIFFIGAVGCAIAPNTEFIVAARFVLGLAVGGASATVSVFLSELAASQQQRSPSVNGVRPRSRFPRIGRLDGARALGLDRGGVRYGLLRVGPHYLTLSMYRPIVSSW, via the coding sequence ATGCTGCTCGCAGTCATCTTCTTCATAGGCGCCGTGGGGTGTGCCATCGCCCCGAACACTGAATTCATCGTCGCCGCCCGCTTCGTCTTGGGGCTTGCCGTCGGCGGCGCCTCCGCCACAGTGAGTGTGTTCTTGTCGGAGCTGGCAGCCAGCCAGCAGCAGCGGAGCCCTTCGGTCAACGGTGTGAGGCCGAGGTCCCGCTTTCCTCGGATTGGCCGGCTCGATGGTGCCCGGGCGCTGGGCCTGGACCGCGGTGGGGTTCGATATGGTCTGCTTCGCGTCGGTCCCCACTACTTGACCTTATCGATGTACCGGCCCATCGTCTCCAGCTGGTAA
- a CDS encoding sugar phosphate isomerase/epimerase family protein — MKIALDPTPFHHSHSLLEFPRVAADLGYKYLQLTPHADMIPFYNHPKADDELVAQMNKACKDAGVEIASVLPVLRWSGPDEDAREAAVRYWKRAIQIALDLGVSTMNTEFSGRPEKAEESERAFYRSMEELLPIIEREGLDVLIDPHPDDFVEDGLAAIRVIRGLNSPNIGMVYVASHSFHMGNKPLEIMRAAGDKLRLVHVSDTMDHHASHGLRYITNPPGNAVRVHQHLKIGDGDVNWDQFFGGLKEIGFLDKDNTVMVSSVFAEDDNAEDVSRYQLETMGRYIDKVK, encoded by the coding sequence ATGAAAATCGCCCTGGACCCCACCCCTTTCCATCACAGCCACAGCCTGCTGGAATTTCCGCGCGTGGCCGCCGACCTCGGATACAAGTACCTGCAGCTGACTCCGCATGCGGACATGATCCCCTTCTACAACCACCCCAAAGCCGACGATGAGCTGGTGGCCCAGATGAACAAGGCGTGCAAGGATGCCGGCGTCGAAATCGCGTCAGTCCTGCCGGTCCTGCGCTGGTCCGGTCCGGACGAGGACGCCCGCGAAGCCGCCGTCCGCTACTGGAAGCGCGCCATCCAAATCGCCCTAGACCTCGGCGTCAGCACCATGAACACCGAATTCAGCGGCCGCCCCGAGAAGGCCGAGGAATCGGAGCGCGCCTTCTACCGCTCCATGGAAGAGCTGCTGCCGATCATCGAGCGGGAGGGCCTGGATGTCCTGATCGACCCGCACCCGGACGACTTCGTCGAAGATGGCCTGGCCGCCATACGCGTCATCCGCGGGCTAAACTCGCCCAACATCGGCATGGTCTACGTGGCCTCACACTCGTTCCACATGGGCAACAAGCCCCTGGAGATCATGAGGGCCGCCGGGGACAAGCTGCGCCTCGTCCACGTCTCGGACACCATGGACCACCACGCCTCCCACGGCCTGCGTTACATCACCAACCCGCCCGGAAACGCCGTACGGGTGCACCAGCACCTGAAGATCGGCGACGGCGACGTCAACTGGGACCAGTTCTTCGGCGGGCTCAAGGAAATCGGCTTCCTGGACAAGGACAACACAGTGATGGTATCCAGTGTCTTCGCCGAGGACGACAACGCCGAGGACGTGTCCCGTTACCAGCTGGAGACGATGGGCCGGTACATCGATAAGGTCAAGTAG
- a CDS encoding Gfo/Idh/MocA family protein: MTDILRVAVIGAGRMGADHIKRLSTRIHGTEVAAVVDVDLSRAQAAIEGIDGAVALASADEALNNGDVNALLIATPGFLHEEILYKALEKGFPILCEKPLTPDAESAWKVVQAETALGHKRIQVGFMRRFDAEYAALVSVIRDGELGELLMLHHQHRNPTTPPGFTNEMLINDSVVHEFDAIRFFTGEEITSVQVRLGKATRNAPNGQHDPQHVLLETESGVLADVEIYVNAKFGYQVATQASFENGIVSIGGDAGPYVQSAGRWGGSVSPGFEERFGAAYDVEVQAWADAARRGEIGGPTAWDGYATAACCEAGVEAQKSGAKVKVQLNAKPDLYN, translated from the coding sequence ATGACTGACATTCTCCGCGTTGCCGTCATCGGCGCAGGTCGCATGGGTGCGGACCACATCAAGCGGCTCAGCACCCGCATCCACGGCACTGAAGTGGCCGCCGTCGTCGACGTCGACCTCTCCCGGGCGCAGGCCGCCATCGAAGGGATCGACGGCGCCGTGGCCCTGGCCAGCGCCGACGAGGCGCTCAACAACGGCGACGTCAACGCCCTGCTGATCGCCACGCCGGGCTTCCTCCATGAGGAAATCCTGTATAAGGCGCTGGAGAAGGGCTTCCCGATCCTCTGCGAAAAGCCGCTCACCCCTGACGCCGAAAGTGCGTGGAAGGTTGTCCAGGCCGAAACGGCCTTGGGCCACAAGCGCATCCAGGTGGGCTTTATGCGCCGCTTCGACGCCGAGTACGCGGCCCTGGTCTCCGTCATCCGCGACGGCGAACTGGGTGAGCTGCTGATGCTCCACCACCAGCACCGCAACCCCACCACACCTCCGGGGTTCACCAATGAGATGCTCATCAACGACTCCGTGGTCCACGAATTCGACGCCATCCGCTTCTTCACGGGAGAGGAAATCACCTCCGTGCAGGTCCGGCTGGGCAAAGCCACCCGCAATGCCCCGAACGGCCAGCACGATCCGCAGCACGTCCTGCTCGAAACCGAATCCGGCGTCCTGGCCGACGTCGAGATCTACGTTAACGCCAAGTTTGGCTACCAGGTGGCCACGCAGGCCTCCTTCGAGAACGGCATCGTGAGCATCGGCGGCGACGCCGGACCGTACGTCCAGTCGGCCGGCCGCTGGGGCGGCTCGGTCAGCCCCGGCTTCGAGGAGCGCTTCGGCGCGGCGTATGACGTCGAGGTCCAGGCCTGGGCGGACGCTGCCCGCCGTGGCGAAATCGGCGGCCCCACCGCCTGGGACGGCTACGCCACCGCTGCCTGCTGCGAGGCCGGCGTCGAGGCCCAGAAGTCGGGCGCAAAGGTCAAGGTCCAGCTCAACGCCAAGCCGGACCTCTACAACTAA
- a CDS encoding sugar phosphate isomerase/epimerase family protein → MTENKLIIGTAPDSWGVWFADDPQQTPWERFLDEVAESGYKWIELGPYGYLPNDPARLAEELKQRDLKVTAGTVFTAFHRGLDQWESAWEPARKVAELTAAMGGEHMVVIPAMWRDDVTGEAVESGQLTEKAWSDLFAGHNRLGKTLLEDFGLKQQFHSHADSHVGAQEDIETLLAATDPQYLNLCLDTGHAEYCGASSLELIKNYPDRIGYLHLKQINPEILKQVNEENLTWAAANLAGVMTEPPNGLPDLRAVIDAVEGLNRPIFGIVEQDMYPVAFDVPMPIAKRTRNFLLSCGSRTTVS, encoded by the coding sequence ATGACTGAGAACAAGCTCATCATCGGCACCGCGCCTGACTCCTGGGGAGTGTGGTTCGCCGACGACCCCCAGCAGACCCCCTGGGAACGGTTCCTCGATGAAGTGGCCGAATCCGGCTACAAGTGGATCGAGCTGGGCCCCTACGGCTACCTGCCCAATGACCCCGCCCGGCTCGCGGAGGAACTGAAGCAGCGCGACCTGAAGGTCACCGCCGGTACGGTTTTCACCGCCTTCCACCGCGGGCTGGACCAGTGGGAGTCTGCCTGGGAACCCGCCCGCAAGGTCGCCGAGCTCACCGCAGCCATGGGCGGGGAGCACATGGTGGTCATTCCGGCCATGTGGCGTGATGATGTGACCGGCGAGGCGGTGGAAAGCGGCCAGCTCACCGAGAAGGCCTGGAGCGATCTGTTCGCCGGGCACAACCGCCTGGGAAAGACCCTACTTGAGGACTTCGGCCTGAAGCAGCAGTTCCACTCGCATGCCGACTCCCATGTCGGCGCGCAGGAGGATATCGAGACGCTGCTGGCCGCCACGGATCCGCAGTACCTGAACCTGTGCCTGGACACCGGGCACGCCGAGTACTGCGGCGCGTCCAGCCTGGAACTGATCAAAAACTACCCGGACCGGATCGGCTACCTGCACCTGAAGCAGATCAACCCGGAGATCCTCAAGCAGGTCAACGAGGAAAACCTGACCTGGGCCGCAGCCAACCTGGCCGGCGTCATGACCGAACCGCCGAACGGCCTCCCGGACCTCCGCGCCGTGATTGATGCCGTCGAAGGGCTCAACCGCCCGATCTTCGGCATCGTGGAACAGGACATGTACCCCGTGGCGTTCGACGTGCCGATGCCCATCGCCAAGCGAACCCGCAACTTCCTGCTCTCCTGCGGCTCCCGCACCACCGTCAGCTAG
- a CDS encoding CoA-acylating methylmalonate-semialdehyde dehydrogenase: protein MTATTIEITTINHFINGTETPGDGTRTQPVYNPATGTVSGELRLANRADLDATVAAARKAADSWRDISLAKRTAVLFKFRELVAAHVDDLAELVTAEHGKVLSDAKGEIGRGLEVVEFACGIPTLLKGDYSDQVSTGIDVFSFREPLGVVAGITPFNFPVMVPLWMAPMAIATGNAFILKPSERDPSASMLLAKLWKQAGLPDGVFQVLHGDKETVDGLLTHPDVDGISFVGSTPIARYVHETATKHGKRVQALGGAKNHAIIMPDADLDNAADHLAAAAFGSAGERCMAISVAVAVGEAADLLVNKVEERALAVKVNNGTAPDAEMGPVITPASKDRIVRIVTEAEAAGAAMVVDGRDLVVPGHEEGFWVGPTVLDHVKTEMTAYTEEIFGPVLVVVRVEDLDAGIKLINSNPYGNGTAIFTSSGAHARKFQRSVTVGMIGINVPLPVPVAYHSFGGWKASLFGDKHIYGPEGVSFYTRGKVVTSRWPEPTHASGASYNFPSN from the coding sequence ATGACTGCCACCACCATAGAGATCACCACCATCAACCACTTCATCAACGGCACGGAAACGCCCGGCGACGGCACCCGCACCCAGCCCGTCTACAACCCCGCCACCGGCACCGTGTCCGGTGAGCTGCGGCTGGCGAACCGGGCGGACCTGGACGCCACCGTCGCCGCCGCCCGCAAAGCCGCCGATTCCTGGCGTGACATCTCCCTGGCCAAGCGGACCGCCGTGCTGTTCAAGTTCCGCGAACTCGTCGCTGCCCACGTGGACGACCTCGCCGAGCTGGTCACCGCAGAGCACGGCAAAGTCCTCTCGGACGCCAAGGGCGAGATAGGCCGCGGCCTGGAAGTTGTGGAGTTCGCGTGCGGCATCCCGACGCTGCTCAAGGGCGACTACTCGGACCAGGTCTCCACCGGCATCGACGTGTTCTCCTTCCGCGAGCCCCTGGGCGTCGTCGCCGGCATCACGCCGTTCAACTTCCCTGTCATGGTGCCGCTGTGGATGGCGCCGATGGCCATCGCCACCGGCAACGCCTTCATTCTTAAGCCCTCAGAGCGCGACCCGTCCGCCTCGATGCTGCTGGCCAAGCTGTGGAAGCAGGCCGGCTTGCCCGACGGCGTGTTCCAGGTCCTGCACGGTGACAAGGAAACAGTGGACGGTCTCCTGACCCACCCGGACGTGGACGGCATCTCCTTCGTCGGCTCCACCCCGATCGCGAGGTACGTCCACGAGACCGCCACCAAACACGGCAAACGCGTCCAGGCCCTGGGCGGCGCGAAGAACCACGCCATCATCATGCCCGACGCGGACCTGGACAACGCCGCGGACCACCTCGCCGCCGCCGCGTTCGGCTCCGCCGGGGAACGCTGTATGGCCATCTCCGTCGCCGTCGCCGTGGGCGAAGCTGCCGACCTGCTCGTCAACAAGGTCGAAGAACGGGCCCTGGCCGTGAAGGTCAACAACGGCACAGCGCCCGACGCCGAAATGGGCCCGGTCATCACCCCGGCGTCCAAGGACCGCATCGTACGGATCGTGACCGAAGCCGAGGCCGCCGGCGCGGCGATGGTAGTGGACGGGCGCGACCTCGTCGTTCCCGGCCACGAGGAAGGCTTCTGGGTGGGCCCCACCGTCCTGGACCACGTCAAGACCGAGATGACCGCTTACACCGAGGAAATCTTCGGACCGGTCCTCGTTGTCGTCCGCGTTGAAGACCTGGACGCCGGCATCAAACTGATCAACTCCAACCCCTACGGCAACGGCACCGCCATCTTCACCTCCTCCGGAGCCCACGCCCGCAAGTTCCAGCGCTCCGTGACCGTAGGCATGATCGGCATCAACGTGCCCCTGCCCGTTCCAGTGGCCTACCACTCCTTCGGCGGCTGGAAAGCATCCCTCTTCGGCGACAAGCACATCTACGGCCCCGAAGGCGTCTCCTTCTACACCCGCGGCAAGGTCGTCACCTCACGCTGGCCCGAACCCACCCACGCCTCCGGCGCCTCCTACAACTTCCCCTCCAACTGA
- the iolD gene encoding 3D-(3,5/4)-trihydroxycyclohexane-1,2-dione acylhydrolase (decyclizing): MTVAQAVVEYLSKQYTVDRISGTDYRERLIPGTFGIFGHGNVAGVGQALKQYQHLDPTIMPYYQGRNEQAQSHQAVGYARHTRRRQTFAISTSIGPGSSNLLTGAALATTNRLPVLLLPSDTFATRAADPVLQQLEQPYAYDITVNDAFRPLSKFFDRVSRPEQLFSAFHHGLRVLTDPAETGAVTISLPQDVQAEAFDVPEEFLAEREWRIRRPDADDDDIARAAEAIRAAKRPLIIAGGGVLYAFANEELGKFVELTGIPVGNTQAGVGVLPWDHKFSLGAIGSTGTTAANALAAEADLIIGIGTRYEDFTTASRTAFQNPDVKFININVAPIDAYKHGTSLPIVADARKALVKLNAALGGYRVGADLERTVAAEKQRWDATVDEAFDTRFTPLPAQNEIIGATSRAMDAEDVVVCAAGSLPGDLHKMWRVRDPFGYHVEYAYSCMGYEIPGGLGVKRAALAEAARGGTQRDVVVMVGDGSYLMMHTELVTAVAERIKLIVVLIQNHGYASIGSLSESLGSQRFGTQYRALDEEQHSFDEGETLPVDLALNAESLGVKVIRIEPGQKVIAELEQAIRDAKAAPEKGGPILIHVESDPLLDAPSSESWWDVPVSQVSELDSTKQAFETYTEHKSRQRKLLG, encoded by the coding sequence ATGACCGTCGCCCAGGCCGTCGTCGAATACCTTTCCAAGCAGTACACCGTTGACCGGATCAGCGGCACCGATTACCGTGAGCGGCTGATCCCCGGCACCTTTGGCATCTTCGGGCACGGCAACGTGGCCGGCGTCGGCCAGGCCCTTAAGCAGTACCAGCACCTCGATCCAACGATCATGCCCTACTACCAGGGACGCAACGAGCAGGCCCAATCGCACCAGGCCGTCGGGTACGCCCGCCACACCCGTCGCCGGCAGACCTTCGCCATCAGCACCTCCATTGGCCCGGGTTCCTCGAACCTGCTCACCGGTGCGGCGCTGGCCACCACCAACCGCCTGCCCGTGCTGCTGCTGCCCAGCGATACTTTCGCCACCCGTGCCGCCGACCCCGTGCTTCAGCAGCTGGAGCAGCCCTACGCCTACGACATCACGGTCAATGACGCCTTCAGGCCGCTGTCCAAGTTCTTCGACCGGGTCTCCCGTCCTGAGCAGCTGTTCTCAGCGTTCCACCACGGACTGCGGGTCCTGACAGACCCGGCCGAAACCGGTGCTGTCACCATTTCGTTGCCGCAAGACGTCCAGGCCGAGGCCTTCGACGTTCCGGAGGAGTTCCTGGCCGAGCGTGAGTGGCGGATCCGCCGCCCGGACGCCGACGACGACGACATCGCCCGCGCCGCGGAAGCCATCCGCGCCGCGAAGCGCCCGCTGATCATCGCCGGCGGCGGCGTCCTGTACGCCTTCGCGAACGAGGAACTGGGGAAGTTCGTCGAGCTGACCGGGATCCCGGTGGGCAACACCCAGGCCGGCGTCGGCGTCCTGCCCTGGGACCACAAGTTCTCCCTCGGCGCCATCGGTTCCACCGGGACGACGGCGGCAAACGCGCTTGCCGCCGAGGCGGACCTGATTATCGGGATCGGCACCCGCTATGAGGACTTCACCACCGCATCCCGGACGGCGTTCCAGAACCCGGACGTGAAGTTCATCAACATCAACGTCGCCCCGATCGATGCGTACAAGCACGGCACCTCGCTGCCGATCGTAGCCGATGCACGCAAGGCCCTGGTTAAGCTCAACGCAGCCCTGGGCGGTTACCGTGTTGGCGCGGACCTGGAACGGACGGTTGCGGCGGAGAAGCAGCGCTGGGACGCGACCGTGGATGAGGCGTTCGACACCCGGTTCACCCCGTTGCCGGCGCAGAACGAGATCATCGGGGCCACGTCCCGGGCGATGGACGCGGAGGATGTGGTGGTCTGCGCCGCCGGTTCCCTGCCGGGGGATCTGCACAAGATGTGGCGGGTCCGTGACCCGTTCGGCTACCACGTGGAATATGCGTACTCCTGCATGGGCTACGAAATTCCCGGCGGGCTCGGCGTCAAGCGGGCAGCCCTGGCGGAGGCCGCTCGCGGCGGGACCCAGCGTGACGTCGTCGTGATGGTGGGGGACGGGTCCTACCTGATGATGCACACCGAACTGGTCACCGCGGTCGCCGAACGGATCAAGCTGATCGTGGTCCTGATCCAGAACCACGGCTACGCCTCCATCGGCTCGCTCTCCGAATCGCTTGGTTCGCAGCGGTTCGGCACCCAGTACCGGGCGCTGGACGAGGAGCAGCACAGCTTCGATGAGGGCGAAACCCTGCCGGTGGACCTGGCCCTGAACGCCGAGTCCCTGGGCGTGAAAGTCATCCGGATCGAACCGGGCCAGAAGGTCATCGCCGAACTCGAACAGGCCATCCGCGACGCGAAAGCCGCCCCCGAAAAGGGCGGGCCCATCCTGATCCACGTCGAATCCGACCCGCTGCTGGACGCCCCGTCCTCCGAGTCCTGGTGGGACGTTCCCGTCTCCCAGGTCTCCGAACTGGACTCCACCAAGCAGGCCTTCGAGACCTACACGGAGCACAAGAGCCGCCAGCGGAAGCTGCTGGGCTGA
- a CDS encoding Cgl0159 family (beta/alpha)8-fold protein: protein MALDDDPRRYAHLSTIRLEDPEAIARAAHSRRRHPGLKAGRQNFIVAADHPARGALAVGSDPVAMADRRQLLDRLQIALANPAVDGILASPDIMDDLLLLGALEGKLVFGSMNRGGLSGLVNEIDDRFTGHTAAALQALGADGGKMLTRICLGDPDTVAMLEATAKAIDSLAERKLIAMVEPFLSVREKGKVRNDLSTDAVIKSVAIAEGLGSTSAYTWMKLPVVADMERVMAATTMPTVLLGGDPDNSQDQVFATWEAALALPGVQGLTVGRTLLYPQDGDVAGAVAAAASLLNHAPEGLE from the coding sequence CTGGCGCTTGATGACGACCCCCGCCGCTACGCCCATCTGAGTACCATCCGCCTGGAAGATCCTGAAGCGATCGCCCGCGCAGCGCACTCACGCCGCCGCCACCCCGGCCTCAAGGCAGGCCGGCAGAACTTCATTGTTGCTGCCGACCATCCGGCCCGTGGAGCACTCGCCGTGGGAAGTGACCCGGTAGCGATGGCAGACCGCCGCCAGCTTCTGGACCGCCTGCAGATTGCGCTGGCCAACCCGGCTGTGGACGGCATCCTCGCCTCGCCTGACATCATGGATGATCTGCTCCTGCTCGGAGCCCTCGAAGGAAAACTCGTTTTCGGTTCCATGAACCGAGGCGGCCTTTCCGGTCTGGTGAACGAAATCGATGACCGTTTCACCGGGCATACTGCGGCGGCCCTGCAGGCACTGGGAGCCGACGGCGGGAAGATGCTGACCCGCATTTGCCTCGGTGACCCGGACACTGTTGCCATGCTGGAGGCCACGGCGAAGGCCATCGACTCCCTGGCCGAACGCAAGCTGATCGCGATGGTGGAGCCATTCCTGTCCGTGCGCGAAAAAGGCAAGGTCCGGAATGACCTTTCCACTGACGCCGTCATCAAGTCAGTGGCCATCGCCGAGGGCCTGGGCTCCACCAGCGCCTACACCTGGATGAAGCTTCCAGTTGTAGCTGACATGGAGCGCGTCATGGCCGCTACCACCATGCCAACGGTCCTGTTGGGCGGTGACCCGGATAATTCCCAGGACCAGGTGTTCGCCACCTGGGAAGCAGCGCTGGCACTGCCAGGTGTGCAAGGTCTTACCGTCGGCAGGACCCTCCTCTACCCACAGGACGGCGATGTTGCCGGCGCCGTCGCCGCGGCCGCCTCACTCCTCAACCACGCCCCAGAAGGATTGGAGTAG
- the iolC gene encoding 5-dehydro-2-deoxygluconokinase — protein MAHELLTIGRISVDIYPNDIGVDLEDVTSFGKYLGGSPSNVAVAAARHGRRTAVITRTGDDAFGVYLHRELRKFNVDDSFVTPVREWPTAVTFCAIKPPEDFPLYFYGRFPTAPDLQIKAGELDLDAVRDAGIFWSTVTGLCQEPSREAHIRAHEARPRAGLAEGQYTILDLDYRPMFWSSEAEARAEVAKVLPHVTVAIGNDRECAVAVGEGTPDEQADRLLAAGVEIAVVKLGPEGVMAKTRTERVVSAPVPVETVNGLGAGDSFGGAFCHGLLSGWPLAQVLDYANAAGAIVASRLSCADAMPTPEEVTALLSERGRLLPGRPGNESLATEGAAL, from the coding sequence GTGGCCCACGAACTTCTTACGATCGGGCGCATCAGCGTTGATATCTACCCGAACGACATCGGCGTTGATCTGGAGGATGTCACGTCCTTTGGAAAATATCTCGGCGGTTCCCCCTCCAACGTGGCTGTCGCCGCAGCCAGGCATGGACGCCGCACAGCCGTCATCACCCGCACAGGCGACGATGCATTCGGTGTCTACCTTCACCGCGAGCTCCGCAAATTCAACGTGGATGATTCCTTTGTCACCCCTGTGAGGGAGTGGCCGACGGCGGTCACCTTCTGTGCGATCAAGCCGCCGGAGGATTTCCCCCTTTATTTCTACGGACGCTTCCCCACTGCCCCTGACCTGCAGATCAAAGCCGGGGAACTGGACCTTGACGCGGTCAGGGACGCTGGCATCTTCTGGTCCACTGTGACAGGGCTTTGCCAGGAGCCCAGCCGTGAAGCCCACATCCGGGCCCATGAAGCCCGTCCCCGTGCCGGACTGGCTGAAGGACAATACACCATCCTGGATCTGGACTACCGACCCATGTTCTGGTCGTCGGAGGCCGAAGCCAGGGCCGAGGTGGCCAAGGTTCTGCCCCACGTCACTGTCGCCATCGGCAATGACAGGGAGTGCGCGGTAGCCGTGGGGGAAGGTACCCCCGACGAACAGGCAGACAGGCTTCTGGCGGCCGGCGTGGAAATCGCCGTCGTCAAGCTGGGTCCCGAAGGCGTGATGGCCAAGACCCGCACCGAGCGCGTAGTCTCCGCCCCTGTTCCCGTCGAAACTGTCAACGGGCTGGGTGCCGGTGATTCGTTCGGCGGCGCATTCTGCCACGGGCTGCTTTCGGGCTGGCCGCTTGCCCAGGTCCTCGATTACGCCAATGCGGCCGGAGCTATTGTGGCCTCCCGCCTGTCCTGCGCCGACGCCATGCCGACGCCGGAAGAGGTCACCGCGCTGCTTAGCGAACGCGGCCGCTTGCTGCCGGGCCGGCCCGGCAATGAAAGCCTCGCCACCGAAGGAGCAGCACTGTGA
- a CDS encoding tautomerase family protein, producing MPLVRIDVNRGRSPEDLGRLSRGIHDAILAEYGIPERDYFHVLTEHTQGQIVAQDAGLGFERTPDVMMIQIFTQAGRTQEAKQSLYAAIAEKLHAVGVAGEDVFIGYVENGSGDWSFGFGRAQYVTGELPVPGK from the coding sequence ATGCCGCTTGTTCGTATTGATGTAAACCGGGGGCGCAGCCCGGAGGACCTGGGCCGCCTCAGTCGCGGGATCCATGATGCGATCCTGGCCGAATATGGGATACCCGAGCGTGACTACTTCCATGTCCTGACAGAACACACGCAGGGCCAGATCGTTGCCCAGGATGCAGGGCTGGGATTCGAGCGGACGCCTGATGTGATGATGATCCAGATCTTTACCCAAGCTGGCCGGACCCAAGAGGCGAAGCAGTCACTCTATGCAGCCATCGCGGAAAAGCTCCATGCTGTCGGGGTGGCCGGGGAGGACGTCTTCATTGGGTATGTGGAGAACGGTTCCGGTGACTGGTCATTTGGTTTCGGCCGCGCCCAGTACGTCACCGGCGAACTCCCCGTGCCCGGGAAGTAA
- a CDS encoding ArsR/SmtB family transcription factor → MSSDDAPLDSAFMALADPVRRSIIARLSRGPATVNELAEPFAITKQAVSKHIQVLEQAQLVTRTRDAQRRPVHLNPARLEALTAWIDQYRLVREGQFRGLDSVLQSRAAASGRQEKDPS, encoded by the coding sequence ATGAGCTCGGACGATGCACCCCTGGACTCGGCCTTTATGGCCCTGGCCGATCCGGTGCGGCGCAGCATCATCGCCCGGCTGAGCAGGGGTCCGGCCACCGTGAACGAACTCGCGGAACCCTTTGCGATCACCAAGCAGGCGGTCTCAAAGCACATCCAGGTCCTCGAGCAGGCGCAGCTGGTCACGCGGACCCGCGACGCGCAGCGCCGGCCCGTTCACCTGAACCCCGCACGGTTGGAGGCGCTCACCGCATGGATCGACCAATACCGGTTGGTCCGCGAAGGGCAGTTCCGCGGCCTCGACTCCGTGCTCCAATCCAGAGCTGCAGCAAGCGGCAGGCAGGAAAAGGACCCATCATGA